The following are encoded together in the Rhinopithecus roxellana isolate Shanxi Qingling chromosome 5, ASM756505v1, whole genome shotgun sequence genome:
- the LOC115897645 gene encoding 40S ribosomal protein S27-like produces the protein MSLAKDLLHPSPEEETTKHNKKRLVQSPNSYFMDVKSPGCYKITTVFSHTQTVVLRVSCCTVLCQPTGGKARLTEGCSFRRKQH, from the coding sequence ATGTCTCTTGCAAAGGATCTCCTTCATCCCTCTCCAGAAGAGGAGACGACGAAACACAACAAGAAACGCCTGGTGCAGAGCCCCAATTCCTACTTCATGGATGTGAAATCCCCAGGATGCTATAAAATCACCACGGTCTTTAGCCATACACAAACGGTAGTTTTGCGTGTTAGCTGCTGCACTGTCCTTTGCCAGCCTACAGGAGGAAAAGCAAGGCTTACAGAAGGATGTTCCTTTAGGAGGAAGCAGCACTAA